A genomic stretch from Aerococcaceae bacterium zg-1292 includes:
- a CDS encoding HIT family protein, whose amino-acid sequence MTDCIFCKIIKGEIPSSKVYEDDIVYAFLDISQTTPGHTLVVPKEHVDDIFAYSDELAANVLARLPKIARALDAAFPEMEGLNILNNNREMAYQTVFHSHWHLIPRYSQEDGFKLTFATHTGEMSAEELKQMSTNIAKHIE is encoded by the coding sequence ATGACAGATTGTATTTTTTGCAAAATAATTAAAGGAGAGATTCCATCATCAAAAGTATATGAAGATGATATAGTCTATGCTTTTTTAGATATTTCCCAAACAACACCAGGACATACTTTGGTTGTGCCTAAAGAACATGTAGATGATATTTTTGCGTATTCCGATGAGTTAGCAGCGAATGTTTTAGCACGCTTGCCAAAAATTGCTCGAGCTTTGGATGCGGCATTTCCAGAGATGGAAGGATTGAATATTTTAAATAATAATCGAGAAATGGCCTATCAAACAGTGTTCCATTCCCATTGGCATTTAATACCACGGTATAGTCAAGAAGATGGGTTTAAATTGACTTTTGCGACACATACAGGTGAAATGAGTGCGGAAGAATTAAAACAAATGTCAACTAATATTGCCAAACATATTGAATAA